A section of the Microbacterium sp. MM2322 genome encodes:
- the mfd gene encoding transcription-repair coupling factor, translating to MTIPGIVRALEQADSFREALDAAASDTDFSAVTGLDAPLLAALLERRAASGRPPVLLLVAPTGRRAESIGAALQCLLPDAAVRHLPAWETLPHERLSPSAETVGRRLSVLREAADWDGRTPLVVTASVRGALQPIAAGLTDAGVVRLELGSRGQELDEVVHRLVDLAYHRVDMVSRRGEFAVRGGILDVFPPVADHPYRVDFFGDEIDQIRAFSVADQRSLPGEVRSVTLLPSRELLLTDAVRERAAGLRDRMPGLGTMLEKMSQGIPVEGMESLLPAVADAVLPLVDYLPEGAAVAVVDPERAVTRAMTLAETNREFLEAAWSAATAGAESPVDLGAGDFLTLPELREAAAARGGVWWSLSTFDSGESDAADEGLIERADAAVRIPATAVPSFQGNVEGATEHIGNLLGAGWRVLVAASGAGLVDRSRDVLSERGLAARAADAVTEMPEPGIAVATIATLEAGFLFADAKLAVFTESDFYGRTIGGDNRVVKKLASRRRNVVDPLQLTPGDHVVHSTHGIGKFVELVQREVSSGGRNAVKSKREYLVLEYAPSKRGHPGDKLYVPTDQLDLLSRYVGGEAPQLSKMGGSDWAAAKGKARKAVRDIAIELVKLYSARMSSKGYAFGPDTPWQRELEEAFPFAETPDQLQTIDEIKADMEKPIPMDRLLSGDVGFGKTEVAVRAAFKAIQEGKQVAMLVPTTLLAKQHLETFSERFAGFPVKVRPLSRFQTAKEAKDTLAGLADGTVDMVIGTHRILTEKVAFKDLGLMIIDEEQRFGVEHKDSLKKLKTNVDILAMSATPIPRTLEMAVTGIREMSTLATPPEERHPILTYVGPRSDKQIAAAIRRELLREGQIFFVHNRVSSIQRVAAQLAELVPEARIAVAHGQMGEHQLEQVVDDFWERRADVLVSTTIIETGLDIANANTMIIDRADKYGLSQLHQLRGRVGRARERAYAYFLYDENKPLSETAADRLETIAVNNDLGSGMQVALKDLEIRGAGNLLGAEQAGHIAGVGFDLYLRMIGEAVATFRGEDVEGPAELRLELPVQARIPESFIDSERLRLEAYQKLSAAASVTAAPDAIDLVIDELRDRYGTPPPEVDGLIAIARLRRRAAQSGLSDVVAMGPNLRIAPAHLPDSIRVRLQRLHPKSKVVSGGEAMVVPLPTAGGEALSDADLIAWTAGLLDQIFPLPVETTAPPA from the coding sequence CCTCGAACAGGCTGACAGCTTCCGGGAGGCCCTCGACGCCGCCGCCTCGGATACCGACTTCTCGGCGGTGACGGGCCTCGACGCTCCTCTGCTCGCCGCTCTCCTCGAACGGCGTGCCGCGTCGGGGCGGCCTCCCGTGCTGCTCCTCGTCGCGCCCACCGGACGCCGTGCCGAGAGCATCGGAGCGGCGTTGCAGTGCCTGCTTCCCGACGCCGCCGTGCGGCACCTCCCGGCGTGGGAGACGCTTCCGCACGAGCGTCTGAGCCCGAGCGCCGAGACCGTGGGGCGCCGCCTCAGCGTGCTCCGCGAGGCGGCGGATTGGGACGGCCGCACGCCGCTCGTCGTGACGGCATCCGTTCGCGGCGCCCTGCAGCCGATCGCGGCGGGACTGACGGATGCCGGTGTCGTCCGGCTCGAGCTCGGTTCGCGCGGGCAGGAGCTCGACGAGGTCGTCCACCGCCTGGTGGATCTCGCCTACCACCGGGTGGACATGGTCTCGCGTCGCGGCGAGTTCGCGGTGCGCGGCGGCATCCTGGACGTGTTCCCTCCCGTCGCCGACCACCCCTATCGCGTCGACTTCTTCGGCGACGAGATCGACCAGATCCGCGCCTTCTCGGTCGCCGACCAGCGCTCGCTTCCGGGCGAGGTGCGCAGCGTCACACTCCTCCCGAGCCGCGAACTGCTCCTCACCGATGCCGTTCGCGAGCGCGCGGCAGGACTCCGCGACCGGATGCCGGGGCTCGGCACGATGCTCGAGAAGATGAGCCAGGGCATCCCCGTCGAGGGAATGGAGTCCCTGCTCCCCGCCGTGGCCGATGCGGTCCTGCCGCTCGTCGACTACCTGCCCGAGGGGGCTGCGGTCGCGGTCGTCGACCCCGAGCGCGCCGTCACGCGCGCGATGACCCTGGCGGAGACGAACCGGGAATTCCTCGAAGCTGCGTGGAGCGCGGCGACGGCCGGTGCCGAGAGCCCCGTCGATCTCGGCGCGGGCGACTTCCTCACTCTCCCCGAACTGCGCGAGGCAGCGGCGGCGCGCGGCGGCGTGTGGTGGAGCCTCAGCACGTTCGACTCCGGCGAGTCGGATGCGGCCGACGAGGGTCTGATCGAACGAGCGGATGCCGCGGTCCGCATCCCGGCGACCGCCGTCCCGTCCTTCCAGGGCAACGTCGAGGGCGCCACCGAGCACATCGGCAACCTCCTCGGCGCCGGCTGGCGAGTCCTCGTGGCGGCGTCCGGCGCCGGCCTCGTCGATCGTTCGCGCGACGTCTTGTCGGAGCGCGGCCTCGCTGCCCGCGCGGCCGATGCGGTGACGGAGATGCCCGAGCCGGGGATCGCGGTGGCGACCATCGCGACGCTCGAGGCGGGATTCCTCTTCGCCGACGCGAAACTCGCGGTCTTCACCGAGAGCGACTTCTACGGGCGCACCATCGGCGGCGACAACCGCGTCGTGAAGAAGCTCGCCTCCCGGCGCCGGAACGTCGTCGACCCGTTGCAGCTGACGCCGGGCGACCACGTCGTGCACTCGACCCACGGCATCGGCAAGTTCGTCGAGCTCGTCCAGCGCGAGGTCTCCTCAGGCGGCCGCAATGCGGTCAAAAGCAAGCGCGAGTACCTCGTGTTGGAGTACGCGCCCTCCAAGCGGGGCCATCCCGGCGACAAGCTCTACGTCCCGACGGACCAGCTCGACCTGCTGTCGCGCTACGTCGGCGGCGAAGCTCCGCAACTCTCGAAGATGGGCGGGTCGGACTGGGCCGCGGCCAAGGGCAAGGCGCGCAAGGCCGTCCGCGACATCGCCATCGAGCTCGTGAAGCTCTACTCGGCGCGCATGTCGTCGAAGGGGTACGCCTTCGGGCCCGACACCCCGTGGCAGCGCGAACTCGAAGAGGCCTTCCCGTTCGCCGAGACGCCCGATCAGCTGCAGACGATCGACGAGATCAAGGCCGACATGGAGAAGCCGATCCCGATGGACCGCCTCCTCTCCGGCGACGTCGGTTTCGGTAAGACCGAGGTCGCCGTCCGGGCGGCGTTCAAGGCGATCCAGGAGGGCAAGCAGGTCGCGATGCTCGTCCCGACGACGCTGCTCGCCAAGCAGCACCTCGAGACGTTCTCGGAGCGCTTCGCGGGCTTCCCCGTGAAGGTCCGGCCGCTGTCGCGCTTCCAGACCGCGAAGGAGGCGAAGGACACGCTCGCCGGTCTCGCCGACGGGACCGTCGACATGGTGATCGGCACCCACCGCATCCTCACCGAGAAGGTCGCGTTCAAGGACCTCGGCCTCATGATCATCGACGAGGAGCAGCGCTTCGGCGTCGAGCACAAGGACTCGCTGAAGAAGCTCAAGACGAACGTCGACATCCTCGCGATGAGTGCGACCCCCATTCCGCGGACGCTCGAGATGGCGGTCACCGGCATCCGCGAGATGTCGACGCTCGCCACGCCGCCCGAGGAGCGGCATCCGATCCTCACCTACGTGGGCCCGCGCAGCGACAAGCAGATCGCCGCCGCGATCCGGCGCGAACTGCTCCGCGAGGGGCAGATCTTCTTCGTGCACAACCGGGTGTCGTCGATCCAGCGGGTCGCCGCGCAACTTGCCGAACTCGTCCCCGAGGCGCGCATCGCCGTCGCGCACGGCCAGATGGGCGAGCACCAGCTCGAGCAGGTCGTCGACGACTTCTGGGAGCGGCGGGCGGACGTGCTCGTGTCGACCACGATCATCGAGACCGGACTCGACATCGCCAACGCGAACACGATGATCATCGACCGCGCCGACAAGTACGGCCTCTCGCAGCTGCACCAGCTCCGCGGTCGCGTCGGACGCGCCCGCGAGCGCGCCTACGCGTACTTCCTGTACGACGAGAACAAGCCGCTCAGCGAGACCGCCGCCGATCGACTGGAGACGATCGCCGTCAACAACGACCTCGGCTCCGGCATGCAGGTCGCCCTCAAGGACCTCGAGATCCGCGGCGCGGGCAACCTCCTCGGCGCCGAGCAAGCCGGCCACATCGCGGGCGTCGGGTTCGACCTGTACCTCCGCATGATCGGCGAGGCGGTGGCCACGTTCCGCGGCGAAGACGTCGAGGGCCCGGCGGAGTTGCGCCTCGAACTGCCGGTGCAGGCGCGCATCCCGGAGTCGTTCATCGACAGCGAGCGGCTGCGTCTCGAGGCCTACCAGAAGCTGTCGGCCGCGGCATCCGTCACCGCAGCCCCCGACGCCATCGACCTCGTCATCGACGAGCTCCGCGACCGTTACGGCACCCCGCCGCCCGAGGTCGACGGCCTCATCGCCATCGCCCGCCTGCGTCGGCGGGCCGCCCAGTCCGGCCTGTCGGACGTCGTCGCGATGGGTCCGAACCTCCGGATCGCGCCCGCGCACCTGCCGGACTCGATCCGCGTGCGCCTGCAGCGGCTGCACCCGAAGTCGAAGGTCGTCTCGGGCGGTGAGGCGATGGTCGTGCCGCTCCCGACGGCCGGGGGAGAAGCGCTGAGCGACGCCGACCTCATCGCGTGGACGGCGGGTCTGCTCGACCAGATCTTCCCCCTCCCTGTCGAGACGACCGCGCCTCCCGCCTGA